A stretch of Chloracidobacterium sp. DNA encodes these proteins:
- a CDS encoding putative Ig domain-containing protein: protein MRRLCIFTGLCLLSLGATPGPKAQRALLAVEQLPTPEIPVKAAVEPSYPDIAANDEPTPRINGPRVVGTTPGHEFIYRIPATGAAPLTYTATNLPEGLSFDAATGIIRGKVAKEGTTPVVVTVRNRYGAARATLRIVTGKNKLALTPPMGWNSWNVWGTSVSDAKVRAAAEALEQTGLAACGYRYVCIDDGWQGRRTPDGTMQPNERFPDMAALGDFLHAKGLLFGIYTSPGPFTCGRYVGSWRHEEADAQLYAKWGVDYLKHDWCSYEGIARQKTPEALQRPYAVMRAALDKTDRDIVYAICQYGMGEVWTWARNPAIRGNLWRTTSDIEDTWASVSAIGFQHSPLARFAGPGGWNDPDMLVVGVVGWGEQTRPTRLTPDEQITHVTLWALLAAPLMLGCDLTQLNEFTRRLLTNPEVIAIDQDELGVAATRRDAAADGTEVWARPLADGRLAVGLFNRSEERQTVTAKWSDLGLRGRCAVRDVWQRRDVGVFDQMFAALVPPHGARLILIRPPRPGRPPQRKAAPKS from the coding sequence GCCAGGGCCGAAGGCTCAACGCGCCCTACTGGCGGTGGAGCAGCTGCCGACGCCGGAAATACCGGTGAAAGCCGCCGTGGAGCCAAGCTATCCCGACATCGCGGCCAACGACGAACCGACGCCACGCATCAACGGCCCGCGCGTGGTTGGAACAACGCCCGGCCACGAGTTTATCTACCGCATTCCGGCGACTGGTGCCGCGCCGTTGACCTACACGGCGACAAATCTCCCTGAGGGCCTGAGCTTCGATGCGGCGACTGGAATAATTCGCGGCAAGGTCGCCAAGGAAGGCACGACGCCGGTTGTCGTCACGGTGCGCAACCGGTACGGCGCGGCGCGGGCGACCCTGCGGATTGTCACCGGGAAGAACAAACTGGCGCTGACGCCGCCGATGGGCTGGAACTCGTGGAACGTTTGGGGAACGAGCGTCTCCGACGCCAAGGTGCGCGCAGCGGCGGAAGCCCTTGAACAAACCGGCTTGGCAGCATGCGGGTACCGCTATGTGTGCATTGACGACGGCTGGCAGGGACGACGTACGCCGGACGGAACGATGCAGCCCAATGAGCGTTTCCCGGACATGGCGGCGCTGGGCGACTTTCTGCACGCAAAGGGTTTGTTGTTTGGCATTTACACCTCACCGGGGCCGTTCACCTGTGGGCGCTACGTTGGAAGCTGGCGACACGAAGAGGCCGACGCCCAGCTCTACGCCAAGTGGGGTGTGGATTACCTCAAGCATGACTGGTGTTCCTATGAAGGCATCGCCCGTCAGAAGACGCCGGAAGCGTTGCAGCGGCCGTACGCCGTGATGCGGGCGGCGCTCGACAAAACCGACCGCGACATCGTTTATGCCATCTGTCAATATGGCATGGGCGAAGTTTGGACATGGGCGCGCAATCCGGCAATCAGGGGTAACCTCTGGCGGACAACCAGTGATATCGAAGACACGTGGGCCAGCGTTTCGGCGATTGGGTTTCAGCACTCGCCGCTGGCGCGCTTTGCCGGTCCCGGCGGTTGGAACGATCCTGATATGCTGGTGGTCGGCGTCGTCGGCTGGGGCGAACAGACGCGCCCAACGCGGTTGACACCGGATGAGCAAATTACGCATGTGACCCTGTGGGCGCTGCTGGCCGCGCCGCTAATGCTGGGCTGCGACCTGACGCAGCTCAATGAATTCACGCGCCGGCTGTTGACCAATCCCGAAGTGATCGCCATTGACCAAGACGAGTTGGGCGTTGCGGCGACGCGCCGGGATGCCGCCGCCGACGGGACGGAAGTCTGGGCGCGTCCGCTGGCGGACGGTCGGTTGGCCGTTGGTTTGTTCAATCGCAGCGAGGAGAGGCAAACCGTGACGGCCAAATGGAGCGATTTGGGGCTACGTGGCCGCTGCGCCGTCCGCGATGTCTGGCAACGGCGCGACGTTGGCGTTTTCGACCAAATGTTTGCGGCGCTTGTCCCTCCGCACGGGGCGCGTCTTATCCTCATCAGGCCGCCGCGTCCGGGACGCCCGCCGCAACGCAAAGCCGCGCCAAAGTCCTAA
- a CDS encoding CusA/CzcA family heavy metal efflux RND transporter: MIELPNLALRHRPAVLAIALLLVGAGVWAFQNLKVEAYPDISDTGVVVITQFPGNAAEEVEQQVTIPIERALNNTPKVIGRRSRTIFGLSVVELTFEDGVDDYFARQLVLERLRDAELPEGVQPGLGPLTSGIGEMYRYRLDGPRLSEMKLREIQDWVVLPRLLQVPGVADVATFGGLVKTYLVELDPLKLEKFALTAKQVADAISANNRNAGGGVVDNQQQSLVVRGVGLVRSRQDIERIVIGAFNGVPLFVRDVAQVSVAPALQTGVFGYNDVSGGVEGIVLLRRWENPSDTLAALKEAIAELNAQLAPQGVQLVTVYDRGELVANTLRTVSRTLIEGLIIVMLVLFFFLGDVRAALLTAVTIPLSLLFAFLCLKLVGIPANLLSLGALDFGIIVDGTLVMVEHIVHWLVGDADRRRSVFETVRRAALGIERPVFFSLVILICAYLPLFTMERVEYRLFGPMAFTVCSALLGALILSLTLTPVLASYWFARGARAWENPAVEWLRRGYAAALKATLARPRLTLAVAAAVVAAGLGIGMRLGTEFLPQLDEGVIWIRANLPPGISLTESARTASRMRDIIREFPEVSLVISQSGRNDDGTDPFGPNRNELLVNLHPYETWRSGRTKAQLVAEMSQRLEAAIPGATFNFTQPIIDTSTEMATGSSADLAVIIRGPDLKQLRALAKDALDVIRRVPGAADSSIEQEADQPQLRLRINREEVARYGVNVADVQDLIELAIGGRTVGAVFEGERRFDIVARYLPDARANAATIGKLLVPTADGGRVPLAQLAEIAVVDGASIIARRENQRQITVRTNIRGRDQGGFVAEAQKAFAKSIALPEGYTVEWGGQFENLTRARARLTIVLPVTLAIIFGLLFLTFGRARDALIVLASVPFALVGGLVALWLRNINLSVSAAVGFISLFGVAVMSGVLVVSEINRLREAEGLAMDDAVFTGACNQMRPVLMMLIVALLGMIPAARAVGIGSDVQRPLATVVVGGLFSALVLTLLALPSLYVVVAGKRRTAPSPLEATTPPV; encoded by the coding sequence ATGATTGAACTTCCGAATCTGGCGCTGCGCCACCGTCCGGCCGTACTGGCGATAGCGCTGTTGCTGGTCGGCGCAGGTGTCTGGGCTTTTCAAAACCTCAAAGTTGAAGCCTACCCGGACATTTCCGACACCGGCGTGGTTGTTATTACCCAGTTTCCGGGCAACGCCGCCGAAGAAGTCGAGCAACAAGTCACCATCCCCATCGAACGCGCCCTGAACAACACGCCCAAGGTCATCGGGCGGCGGTCGCGGACGATTTTTGGTCTCTCGGTTGTCGAGCTGACCTTTGAAGACGGTGTGGACGACTATTTTGCCCGGCAACTCGTACTGGAGCGACTGCGCGACGCTGAGCTTCCGGAGGGGGTCCAACCCGGACTCGGGCCGCTTACTTCCGGCATCGGCGAAATGTACCGCTACCGATTGGACGGCCCGCGGCTCTCGGAAATGAAGCTGCGCGAAATTCAGGACTGGGTGGTGTTGCCGCGCTTGCTCCAAGTGCCCGGCGTGGCGGATGTGGCCACCTTCGGCGGGTTGGTCAAGACCTATCTCGTAGAACTCGACCCGCTCAAGCTTGAAAAGTTTGCGCTCACGGCTAAGCAGGTCGCTGACGCCATCAGCGCCAACAACCGCAACGCGGGCGGCGGAGTCGTGGACAATCAGCAGCAAAGCCTCGTCGTGCGCGGCGTCGGACTGGTGCGCTCACGGCAGGACATTGAACGCATCGTTATCGGCGCGTTCAACGGCGTCCCGCTGTTTGTCCGCGATGTGGCGCAAGTCAGCGTCGCGCCGGCGCTGCAAACCGGCGTGTTCGGCTATAACGACGTATCGGGCGGCGTCGAGGGCATTGTCCTACTGCGTCGCTGGGAAAACCCAAGCGACACGCTGGCGGCCCTCAAGGAAGCCATCGCCGAACTCAACGCGCAACTGGCGCCGCAGGGCGTTCAACTCGTGACAGTGTATGACCGAGGGGAACTGGTTGCCAACACGCTGCGCACTGTATCGCGGACGCTCATCGAGGGTCTCATCATCGTTATGCTGGTGCTGTTTTTCTTTCTAGGCGACGTACGGGCGGCGCTCCTGACGGCCGTCACCATCCCGTTGTCGCTGCTCTTCGCTTTCCTGTGCCTGAAACTGGTTGGTATTCCGGCCAACCTGCTGAGTCTGGGGGCGCTCGACTTCGGCATCATCGTGGACGGAACGCTTGTCATGGTAGAGCACATTGTTCACTGGCTGGTGGGCGACGCCGACCGACGGCGGAGCGTTTTCGAGACGGTCCGCCGCGCCGCGCTCGGCATTGAGCGGCCGGTCTTTTTCTCGCTGGTAATTCTGATTTGCGCCTATTTGCCGCTGTTCACGATGGAGCGGGTGGAGTATCGGCTGTTCGGCCCAATGGCCTTCACGGTCTGTAGCGCCCTGCTGGGGGCGCTCATCCTGTCGCTGACGCTGACGCCTGTGCTGGCGAGTTACTGGTTTGCGCGCGGCGCGCGCGCATGGGAGAACCCGGCCGTCGAATGGTTGCGGCGCGGCTACGCCGCTGCCTTGAAGGCGACACTGGCGCGGCCACGCCTGACGTTAGCGGTTGCGGCGGCGGTTGTGGCGGCTGGTCTTGGGATTGGTATGCGACTTGGGACGGAATTTCTGCCGCAACTCGATGAGGGGGTGATCTGGATTCGCGCCAACCTGCCGCCCGGCATTTCGCTGACGGAATCGGCCCGGACAGCAAGCCGCATGCGCGATATTATTCGGGAATTTCCTGAAGTGTCGCTGGTCATTTCCCAAAGCGGTCGCAACGACGACGGGACGGACCCCTTCGGCCCAAACCGCAACGAACTGTTGGTCAACTTACATCCGTATGAAACGTGGCGGTCCGGGCGCACCAAGGCACAGTTGGTGGCCGAGATGTCGCAGCGGCTGGAGGCCGCCATTCCCGGCGCGACGTTCAACTTCACGCAGCCGATCATTGACACCTCCACCGAGATGGCGACCGGCTCCAGCGCCGATTTGGCCGTCATCATTCGCGGTCCCGACCTCAAGCAACTGCGCGCGCTGGCCAAGGACGCGCTGGACGTGATTCGGCGAGTTCCGGGCGCGGCGGACAGTTCCATCGAACAGGAAGCCGATCAGCCGCAACTGCGCCTGCGCATCAATCGGGAGGAAGTGGCGCGGTATGGCGTCAACGTCGCCGACGTACAGGACTTGATTGAACTTGCCATCGGCGGGCGGACAGTCGGCGCGGTGTTTGAGGGCGAGCGACGGTTCGACATCGTGGCGCGCTATCTGCCCGATGCCCGCGCGAACGCAGCGACCATCGGCAAGCTGCTGGTCCCGACGGCTGACGGGGGGCGTGTGCCGCTGGCGCAACTGGCGGAAATCGCCGTGGTTGACGGCGCGAGCATCATCGCTCGACGTGAAAATCAACGGCAAATCACGGTACGGACGAATATCCGCGGGCGTGATCAGGGCGGGTTCGTCGCCGAGGCGCAAAAGGCTTTCGCCAAAAGCATTGCCTTGCCGGAAGGCTACACGGTCGAGTGGGGTGGACAGTTTGAGAACCTGACACGGGCGCGGGCGCGGTTGACCATCGTCTTGCCGGTGACGCTGGCGATCATCTTCGGCCTACTGTTTCTGACGTTCGGCCGGGCGCGCGACGCGCTCATCGTGCTGGCGAGCGTTCCTTTCGCGCTGGTCGGCGGGCTGGTTGCGCTATGGCTGCGCAACATCAACCTAAGCGTTTCGGCGGCGGTGGGTTTTATTTCGCTTTTCGGCGTAGCGGTTATGAGCGGCGTCTTGGTCGTGTCGGAAATCAACCGCCTGCGTGAAGCCGAAGGCTTGGCGATGGATGACGCCGTCTTCACCGGCGCATGCAATCAGATGCGGCCTGTGCTGATGATGCTCATTGTGGCGCTGCTGGGGATGATTCCCGCTGCGCGAGCCGTCGGGATTGGATCGGATGTGCAGCGCCCATTAGCGACGGTCGTTGTCGGCGGTCTGTTTTCGGCGCTGGTGCTGACGTTGCTGGCGCTGCCGAGCCTTTACGTCGTTGTCGCCGGCAAGCGGCGGACAGCTCCATCGCCGCTAGAGGCAACAACGCCGCCAGTATAA
- a CDS encoding DinB family protein: protein MGTPLSDLSRAALTASLKQSLETALAELTALPTDQRLRPLKPSRANPDIRWTPCDHFAHLIGVEQYFNQTIEQALAEPPVATPPLTAAPNRSREEAMAAVHALNDQWILKQRDKTFEELAAMARAVRAQTLALLERLTDDQLALPIPVPWGTATVAEIFALYVRHTDMHLGFIRTGLSAPA from the coding sequence ATGGGTACACCTCTGTCTGACTTGTCGCGCGCCGCCCTGACTGCCTCGCTGAAGCAAAGTCTGGAAACCGCCCTTGCTGAACTCACGGCACTCCCCACCGACCAGCGTCTCCGTCCACTCAAACCCAGTCGCGCCAATCCCGACATCCGCTGGACGCCCTGTGATCACTTTGCACACCTGATCGGCGTCGAGCAGTATTTCAACCAAACGATTGAACAAGCTTTGGCCGAACCACCCGTCGCTACGCCGCCGCTGACCGCCGCTCCAAACCGTTCACGTGAAGAAGCAATGGCGGCGGTTCACGCGCTCAACGATCAGTGGATTCTGAAACAACGCGACAAAACCTTTGAAGAACTGGCGGCGATGGCCCGCGCCGTACGCGCTCAGACCCTCGCCCTGCTTGAACGGCTTACCGATGATCAACTCGCCCTGCCGATCCCCGTCCCGTGGGGAACGGCGACCGTCGCTGAAATCTTTGCGTTGTACGTCCGGCACACGGACATGCACCTTGGCTTCATTCGCACGGGACTAAGTGCGCCGGCATGA
- a CDS encoding MFS transporter — MTKPPASALAAVLLGNALMRIAGATGGVLIGLYLAALVAQGSAYNAGIVGALTAVAFGAELVGALPMGMLADARTPRTMMTFGALLGAFAVQLFGLSGLVAVFFLARALEGLSVAATTPSVLAFLTEATATDDVRRGKTMSFFEISLLGGLAFGGVFAGFLWRTVGVWGFSAVAGLYIVAAGLFLYGAQGRGRPTNAWAGLRGALASPMLRRLAPAWVCVNAMVGVWLGSTLPFLLTLPERRGQFLTGVFSDNPDGVGWALFGYALVFGTGVAGWSFVLHRFRRVTVLRMALGGLFLACLGFYALNHAGDQPPAVRWLIGGGTALAIMVESGFTPTALALLAEAVGEQAGRGATMGVYSVLLGVGAVIGAALGGVGAQWAAMDGLIAVTVLLAMGATLAVEWLARCPTLVVLPSN, encoded by the coding sequence ATGACGAAACCGCCTGCCTCCGCCCTGGCTGCCGTCTTGCTTGGGAACGCCCTGATGCGCATCGCCGGCGCGACCGGAGGCGTCTTGATTGGTTTGTACTTGGCGGCGCTTGTCGCTCAGGGATCCGCCTACAACGCTGGAATCGTCGGGGCGCTGACAGCGGTCGCTTTTGGCGCGGAACTGGTCGGTGCGCTCCCGATGGGAATGCTAGCCGACGCTCGGACGCCACGTACGATGATGACATTCGGTGCGCTACTCGGCGCGTTCGCTGTCCAGTTGTTTGGGTTGAGCGGACTGGTCGCCGTGTTTTTTCTCGCGCGCGCCTTAGAGGGCTTGTCTGTCGCGGCGACGACGCCTTCCGTTCTGGCGTTTCTGACGGAAGCGACGGCGACGGATGATGTTCGACGTGGCAAGACCATGAGCTTCTTTGAGATTTCCCTGCTGGGCGGCCTTGCCTTTGGCGGCGTCTTCGCTGGTTTTCTGTGGCGCACCGTTGGCGTCTGGGGATTTTCAGCGGTCGCTGGGTTGTACATTGTTGCGGCGGGCTTGTTCCTTTATGGCGCACAGGGACGAGGACGGCCGACAAACGCCTGGGCGGGGTTACGTGGCGCATTAGCTTCGCCTATGTTGCGTCGCCTCGCGCCGGCTTGGGTCTGCGTCAACGCGATGGTCGGCGTTTGGTTGGGGTCAACGCTACCGTTTTTGCTGACGCTGCCGGAGCGACGCGGACAGTTTCTTACTGGCGTCTTCTCCGACAATCCCGACGGCGTCGGATGGGCGCTGTTTGGTTACGCGCTGGTTTTTGGAACGGGCGTCGCCGGCTGGAGCTTCGTCCTGCACCGGTTTCGGCGCGTCACAGTACTGCGTATGGCGCTGGGCGGACTTTTCCTCGCTTGTCTTGGCTTTTACGCGCTCAATCACGCTGGCGATCAACCACCGGCTGTTCGGTGGCTCATCGGCGGCGGCACGGCGCTGGCCATCATGGTCGAAAGCGGTTTTACGCCAACGGCGCTGGCGCTTTTGGCGGAGGCGGTCGGAGAGCAGGCTGGGCGCGGTGCGACGATGGGCGTCTATTCGGTGCTGTTAGGCGTCGGCGCAGTGATTGGAGCCGCGCTGGGCGGCGTCGGCGCGCAGTGGGCGGCGATGGACGGTCTCATCGCCGTCACTGTACTACTGGCGATGGGAGCGACGCTGGCGGTTGAATGGCTGGCGCGTTGCCCAACGCTCGTCGTGTTACCCAGCAACTGA